In the genome of Photobacterium sp. TY1-4, one region contains:
- the atpH gene encoding F0F1 ATP synthase subunit delta, with product MSDLTTIARPYAKAAFDFAVEKGELAQWAEMLTFAAEVAHNDTIRDILDSGYAADKLTEIFISVCGEQLNEFGQNLIKVMAENGRLKALPDVCDEFLFLKNEHEKTIDAEVTSAVTLDESQLAAISEKLEARLERKVKLNCSVDEALIAGVVIRAGDLVIDNSVRGKLARLSDALQS from the coding sequence ATGTCTGATTTGACTACTATCGCACGCCCCTACGCTAAAGCAGCCTTTGATTTTGCGGTTGAGAAAGGTGAGCTGGCCCAATGGGCTGAGATGCTCACCTTTGCTGCCGAAGTCGCCCACAATGACACCATCCGCGATATTCTGGATAGTGGCTATGCGGCTGACAAGCTGACTGAGATCTTCATTTCAGTCTGCGGCGAGCAACTCAACGAGTTCGGTCAGAACCTGATCAAGGTGATGGCTGAAAACGGACGCCTGAAAGCGCTCCCTGATGTCTGCGACGAGTTCCTGTTCCTGAAAAACGAACATGAAAAGACGATCGATGCCGAAGTAACTTCTGCAGTTACCCTGGACGAGAGTCAACTTGCCGCGATCAGCGAGAAATTAGAAGCGCGTCTGGAGCGTAAGGTTAAGCTGAATTGCAGTGTAGACGAGGCCCTGATTGCCGGGGTTGTTATTAGAGCTGGAGACTTGGTCATCGATAACTCTGTGCGCGGCAAACTAGCCCGCCTGAGCGATGCTTTGCAGTCTTGA
- the atpG gene encoding F0F1 ATP synthase subunit gamma, with protein MAGAKEIRNKIGSVKNTQKITKAMEMVAASKMRKTQDAMESSRPYAQTMRKVIGHIALGSLEYKHPYLEEREAKRVGYIIVSTDRGLCGGLNINLFKQALTDIKGWSDKGVEVDLALVGAKATAFFNSYGGNVQAQVSGLGDNPSVDELIGTVGVMLKKYDEGQLDRLYLVYNKFVNTMVQQPVIDQLLPLPKSEDEEMQRSHAWDYIYEPEPKALLDTLLVRYAESQVYQGVVENLACEQAARMVAMKAATDNAGNLIDELQLVYNKARQAAITQELSEIVSGASAV; from the coding sequence ATGGCCGGCGCAAAAGAGATTCGTAACAAGATCGGTAGTGTGAAAAACACGCAGAAGATCACCAAAGCGATGGAGATGGTTGCTGCATCTAAAATGCGTAAAACGCAAGATGCCATGGAATCATCACGTCCATACGCACAAACTATGCGCAAAGTGATCGGTCATATCGCCCTTGGTAGCCTTGAGTATAAGCACCCTTATCTTGAGGAGCGTGAAGCCAAGCGCGTTGGTTACATCATTGTTTCAACTGACCGCGGTCTGTGTGGCGGCCTGAACATTAACCTGTTCAAGCAAGCCCTGACGGACATCAAAGGCTGGTCAGACAAAGGTGTTGAGGTGGATCTGGCCCTGGTTGGGGCGAAAGCCACAGCATTCTTTAACAGCTATGGCGGTAATGTCCAAGCGCAGGTCTCTGGCCTGGGTGACAACCCATCAGTGGATGAGCTGATTGGTACCGTCGGCGTGATGCTGAAGAAATATGATGAAGGCCAATTGGATCGCCTGTACCTGGTTTACAACAAGTTTGTAAATACCATGGTGCAGCAACCAGTGATTGATCAATTGCTGCCTTTGCCTAAGTCGGAAGACGAAGAAATGCAGCGCAGTCATGCTTGGGACTATATCTATGAGCCTGAGCCGAAAGCCCTGCTGGATACCCTGCTGGTTCGCTATGCCGAATCTCAGGTCTACCAGGGTGTGGTCGAGAACCTGGCCTGTGAACAGGCCGCTCGAATGGTTGCGATGAAAGCAGCAACAGATAATGCAGGTAACCTGATTGACGAACTGCAACTTGTGTATAACAAAGCCCGTCAGGCTGCGATCACACAAGAGCTGTCGGAAATCGTATCTGGTGCCTCCGCTGTTTAA
- the atpA gene encoding F0F1 ATP synthase subunit alpha yields MQLNSTEISALIKQRIEKFNVASEARNEGTIVSVSDGIVRIHGLADVMQGEMIELPGGRYALALNLERDSVGAVVMGPYADLQEGMKVTGTGRILEVPVGPALLGRVVNTLGEPIDGKGPIETETFSPVEVIAPGVIDRKSVDQPVQTGYKAVDSMIPIGRGQRELIIGDRQIGKTALAIDAIINQKNSGIYSVYVAIGQKASTIANVVRKLEEHGALANTIVVVASASEAAALQYLAPYSGCAMGEYFRDRGEDALIVYDDLSKQAVAYRQISLLLRRPPGREAFPGDVFYLHSRLLERAARVNEHYVEKFTKGEVKGRTGSLTALPIIETQAGDVSAFVPTNVISITDGQIFLQTELFNAGIRPAVDPGISVSRVGGAAQTKIIKKLSGGIRTALAQYRELAAFAQFSSDLDDATKKQLNHGQKVTELMKQKQYAPMSVFEQAVVIFAAEKGYLNDVELEKLADFEAALLSYAKAQYAELVSQVDETGAWNDEIEAQFVKLVEDFKATQTW; encoded by the coding sequence ATGCAACTTAATTCCACGGAAATTAGCGCACTGATCAAGCAGCGTATTGAAAAATTCAACGTTGCCAGTGAAGCGCGTAACGAAGGTACCATCGTCTCGGTAAGCGACGGTATTGTTCGTATCCATGGCCTTGCAGACGTAATGCAAGGTGAAATGATTGAATTACCAGGTGGCCGCTATGCACTGGCACTGAACCTTGAGCGCGACTCGGTTGGTGCGGTTGTCATGGGCCCATATGCTGACCTTCAGGAAGGCATGAAAGTTACAGGTACCGGCCGTATCCTTGAGGTACCGGTTGGCCCTGCACTGCTTGGCCGTGTCGTCAACACGCTGGGTGAGCCAATTGACGGTAAAGGTCCAATCGAAACGGAGACATTCTCTCCAGTTGAAGTGATTGCACCAGGCGTAATCGACCGTAAATCGGTTGATCAGCCAGTTCAGACCGGCTACAAAGCGGTTGACTCAATGATCCCAATCGGCCGTGGCCAGCGTGAGCTGATCATCGGTGACCGTCAGATCGGTAAAACGGCGCTGGCAATCGATGCGATCATCAACCAGAAAAACTCTGGTATCTACTCTGTATACGTTGCGATCGGCCAGAAAGCGTCGACCATTGCCAACGTTGTGCGCAAGCTGGAAGAGCACGGTGCACTGGCAAACACCATCGTTGTTGTGGCATCTGCTTCTGAAGCGGCTGCACTGCAATACCTGGCGCCATACTCTGGTTGTGCCATGGGTGAATACTTCCGTGACCGCGGCGAAGATGCCCTGATTGTTTACGATGACCTGTCTAAGCAGGCTGTTGCTTACCGTCAGATCTCTCTGCTGCTACGCCGTCCGCCAGGCCGTGAAGCCTTCCCAGGTGACGTTTTCTACCTCCACTCTCGTCTGCTAGAGCGTGCTGCGCGTGTGAACGAACACTACGTAGAAAAATTCACCAAGGGTGAAGTGAAAGGTCGCACCGGTTCTTTGACGGCTCTGCCAATCATCGAAACGCAAGCGGGTGACGTCTCGGCATTCGTACCGACCAACGTGATTTCGATCACTGATGGTCAGATCTTCCTGCAAACAGAACTGTTCAACGCCGGTATCCGTCCAGCCGTTGATCCAGGTATCTCTGTATCGCGTGTTGGTGGTGCTGCCCAGACCAAGATCATCAAGAAACTGTCTGGTGGTATCCGTACTGCCCTGGCACAGTACCGTGAGCTGGCAGCATTTGCCCAGTTCTCGTCTGACCTTGATGACGCAACGAAGAAGCAGCTGAATCACGGTCAGAAAGTGACCGAGCTGATGAAGCAGAAGCAGTATGCACCAATGTCTGTATTTGAGCAGGCGGTGGTGATCTTTGCTGCGGAAAAAGGCTACCTGAACGATGTTGAGCTGGAAAAGCTGGCAGACTTCGAAGCCGCGTTGCTTTCTTATGCCAAAGCTCAATACGCTGAGTTGGTATCTCAGGTTGATGAAACGGGTGCGTGGAACGACGAAATCGAAGCTCAGTTTGTAAAACTGGTTGAAGATTTCAAAGCGACCCAGACTTGGTAA
- the glmS gene encoding glutamine--fructose-6-phosphate transaminase (isomerizing), with protein MCGIVGAVAQRDVAEILVEGLRRLEYRGYDSAGVAVVDGAGNLERIRRLGKVQELADAVETAAPAGGTGIAHTRWATHGEPSEINAHPHMSGDHIALVHNGIIENHEALRDMLVARGYEFLSQTDTEVIAHLVAWELRSADTLLAAVQKAVSQLEGAYGTVVMDRRDPERVVVARSGSPLVIGLGVGENFLASDQLALLNVTRRFIFLEEGDVAEITRREVNIFDNQGQPVTREVHESNLQHDAADKGQYRHYMQKEIYEQPSALINTMEGRISSDSVIVESIGNGAKAILEKVEHIQIVACGTSYNAGMVARYWFEALTGVSCDVEIASEFRYRKFVTRPNSLLITLSQSGETADTLAALRLAKEKGYMSAMTICNVAGSSLVRESDLAFMTRAGTEIGVASTKAFTTQLVTLLMFVTALGKEKGLIDTAKEKQIVDSLHALPTQIEKALAFDKPIEQLAEDFADKHHALFLGRGEFYPIAMEASLKLKEISYIHAEAYAAGELKHGPLALIDADMPVIVVAPTNDLLEKLKSNIEEVRARGGLLYVFADSDAGFEASEGMQIITMPCVDDIIAPIFYTIPMQLLSYHVALIKGTDVDQPRNLAKAVTVE; from the coding sequence ATGTGTGGGATTGTTGGCGCGGTCGCGCAACGTGATGTCGCTGAAATTCTGGTGGAAGGGCTGCGTCGCCTGGAATACCGCGGTTATGACTCTGCCGGGGTGGCGGTCGTCGACGGCGCGGGGAACCTCGAGCGTATCCGCCGCCTGGGCAAGGTCCAGGAGCTGGCGGATGCGGTTGAAACTGCAGCCCCAGCCGGCGGCACCGGGATTGCCCATACGCGTTGGGCAACACATGGCGAGCCGTCTGAAATCAATGCCCACCCGCACATGTCCGGTGATCACATTGCCCTGGTTCACAACGGCATCATCGAAAACCACGAAGCGTTGCGTGACATGCTGGTTGCCCGGGGATATGAGTTCCTGTCGCAAACGGATACCGAAGTGATTGCTCACTTGGTGGCGTGGGAGCTGCGCAGCGCAGACACCCTGCTGGCTGCGGTGCAAAAGGCTGTTTCCCAACTGGAAGGGGCGTACGGCACGGTGGTGATGGACCGTCGTGATCCGGAACGTGTGGTCGTGGCGCGTTCCGGCAGCCCGTTGGTGATTGGCCTGGGTGTCGGGGAAAACTTCCTGGCTTCGGATCAACTGGCGCTGCTTAATGTTACCCGCCGCTTTATCTTCCTCGAAGAAGGCGATGTGGCGGAGATCACCCGCCGTGAAGTGAACATTTTTGATAACCAGGGCCAGCCGGTGACCCGTGAAGTGCACGAGTCGAACCTGCAGCATGATGCGGCAGACAAAGGCCAGTACCGTCACTACATGCAAAAAGAGATTTACGAGCAGCCAAGCGCGCTGATCAACACCATGGAAGGCCGTATCAGCAGTGATTCGGTGATTGTTGAGAGTATCGGCAACGGCGCCAAAGCCATCCTGGAAAAAGTCGAGCACATCCAGATTGTCGCCTGCGGGACCTCCTACAATGCCGGGATGGTTGCCCGCTACTGGTTTGAAGCCCTGACCGGGGTGAGCTGTGATGTCGAAATCGCGTCTGAGTTCCGTTACCGCAAATTTGTGACCCGCCCGAACAGCCTGCTGATCACCTTATCGCAGTCGGGTGAAACCGCAGATACCCTGGCCGCTCTGCGTCTGGCCAAAGAGAAAGGCTACATGTCGGCGATGACGATCTGTAACGTGGCTGGCTCCTCGCTGGTGCGTGAATCCGATCTGGCGTTCATGACCCGCGCCGGGACCGAAATTGGTGTGGCATCGACCAAGGCCTTTACCACCCAGTTGGTGACCCTGCTGATGTTCGTGACTGCACTGGGGAAAGAGAAAGGCCTGATTGATACGGCCAAAGAGAAGCAGATCGTGGATTCGCTGCATGCCTTGCCGACGCAAATCGAGAAGGCTCTGGCGTTCGACAAGCCGATTGAGCAACTGGCGGAAGATTTTGCCGACAAGCACCATGCGCTGTTCCTGGGTCGCGGCGAGTTCTACCCGATTGCCATGGAAGCCTCGCTGAAGCTGAAAGAGATCTCGTATATTCATGCTGAAGCTTATGCTGCTGGCGAGCTGAAACATGGTCCACTGGCGCTGATCGATGCTGATATGCCGGTGATTGTTGTCGCACCGACCAATGATCTGCTGGAGAAGCTGAAATCAAATATCGAAGAAGTGCGTGCCCGGGGCGGCCTGCTGTATGTCTTTGCCGATAGTGACGCGGGCTTTGAAGCCAGCGAAGGGATGCAGATCATCACCATGCCGTGTGTCGATGACATTATTGCACCGATCTTCTATACCATCCCGATGCAGCTGCTGTCTTATCATGTTGCCCTGATCAAAGGGACGGATGTCGATCAGCCTCGTAACCTGGCGAAAGCCGTGACGGTTGAATAA
- a CDS encoding helix-turn-helix transcriptional regulator, whose protein sequence is MTDPKAKIAARIKEAREWKGLTQVHMAQQLRVARQTYLDLETGKTEPKVRLLSEIATITERPLTWFVYGDEGIEILESEYKEEIDRLLQYFSRLPHSARNVILQQSINLAGFMAEYTRALTHKDR, encoded by the coding sequence ATGACAGATCCCAAAGCGAAAATTGCAGCGCGTATTAAGGAAGCGCGGGAATGGAAAGGGTTGACTCAGGTTCACATGGCGCAGCAACTGCGCGTGGCCCGCCAGACCTACCTGGATCTGGAAACCGGTAAAACCGAGCCGAAAGTCCGGTTGTTGTCGGAAATTGCCACGATCACCGAGCGCCCGTTGACCTGGTTTGTCTATGGTGATGAGGGGATTGAGATCCTGGAAAGCGAATACAAGGAGGAGATTGATCGCTTATTGCAATACTTCAGTCGCCTGCCCCACTCGGCTCGCAACGTGATCTTGCAACAGAGCATTAATCTGGCCGGTTTCATGGCGGAGTATACCCGCGCCCTGACTCACAAAGACCGCTAA
- a CDS encoding F0F1 ATP synthase subunit epsilon, with protein sequence MAAITFHLDVVSAEKKLFSGRAENIQVTGSEGELGIHAGHTPLLTAITPGMVRIVKQHGQEEVIYLSGGMLEVQPGTVTVLADTAIRGEDLDTAKAQEAKRQAEERIHNQHGDIDFAQAASDLAKAIAQLRVIELTKKAR encoded by the coding sequence ATGGCAGCGATAACCTTCCATCTGGATGTAGTAAGTGCAGAGAAAAAGCTATTCTCAGGCCGCGCTGAAAACATCCAGGTGACCGGTAGCGAAGGTGAACTGGGTATTCACGCAGGACACACACCGCTGCTGACCGCGATTACGCCTGGCATGGTTCGAATCGTCAAACAGCATGGCCAGGAAGAGGTGATCTACCTTTCCGGTGGGATGCTGGAAGTCCAGCCGGGAACGGTTACCGTTCTAGCTGACACCGCGATCCGTGGTGAAGATTTGGATACGGCCAAGGCGCAAGAAGCGAAACGTCAAGCTGAGGAGCGTATCCACAATCAGCATGGCGACATCGACTTTGCTCAAGCGGCCAGTGACCTGGCAAAAGCGATTGCTCAGCTGCGTGTGATCGAGCTGACGAAAAAAGCGCGTTAA
- a CDS encoding DeoR/GlpR family DNA-binding transcription regulator: MSKRNTQQRRHAIVTMVNEKSEVSVDELAKFFATSEVTIRKDLAALEKNGLLLRRYGGAIAMPSEMVTEVEEHISVRKLAIAKAAAARIRDHNRIIIDSGSTTAGLISLLSDKQGLIVMTNSLNVANALNELESEPTLLMTGGTWDPHSEAFQGQVAETVLRSYDFDQLFIGADGIDTARGTTTFNELIGLSRVMAEVSREVVVMVESSKVGRKIPNLELPWGSISTLITDSGLSAQAQQEIEHHGVQVICAPDDQV; encoded by the coding sequence ATGTCGAAACGAAATACCCAACAACGTCGCCACGCGATTGTCACCATGGTGAATGAAAAGAGCGAGGTCAGCGTCGATGAGCTGGCCAAATTTTTTGCCACCTCCGAAGTGACCATTCGCAAAGACTTGGCAGCCCTGGAAAAGAACGGGCTGTTGCTGCGCCGTTATGGCGGCGCGATTGCCATGCCGTCGGAGATGGTCACGGAGGTTGAGGAACATATTTCGGTTCGTAAGTTAGCAATCGCCAAAGCGGCCGCAGCACGGATCCGGGACCACAACCGCATCATTATCGACAGCGGCAGCACCACGGCCGGGCTGATCAGCCTGCTGAGTGACAAGCAGGGACTGATCGTGATGACCAACTCGCTCAATGTCGCCAATGCACTCAATGAACTGGAGAGCGAGCCGACGCTGCTGATGACCGGTGGGACCTGGGACCCGCATTCAGAAGCCTTTCAGGGGCAGGTGGCCGAGACGGTGCTACGCTCATATGACTTCGACCAGTTGTTCATTGGCGCCGATGGCATTGATACGGCGCGGGGCACCACCACCTTTAACGAACTGATTGGCCTGAGCCGGGTGATGGCAGAAGTGTCGCGGGAAGTGGTGGTGATGGTGGAGTCGAGTAAGGTCGGGCGAAAAATCCCGAATCTGGAGTTGCCGTGGGGCAGCATCAGTACGCTGATCACTGACAGTGGTTTGAGTGCGCAGGCTCAGCAAGAAATTGAACACCATGGCGTGCAGGTGATTTGCGCGCCGGATGACCAAGTTTAG
- the ilvA gene encoding threonine ammonia-lyase, biosynthetic — MNEAKQTADAPCLSGADYLRDILRAPVYEVAQVTPLQAMQRLGARIGNQVQLKREDRQPVHSFKLRGAYTMMAQLTEAQCQAGVIAASAGNHAQGLALSGRQLGVSTVIVMPRTTPDIKVDAVRSFGGNVVLHGSNFDEAKAHAEALATKHGYTFIPPFDHPAVIAGQGTIGIELLQQNGHLDYVFVPVGGGGLAAGVSVLLKQLMPEIKVIGVEAEDSACLRAALDAGEPVTLDQVGMFADGVAVKRIGTETFRLCQQYLDDVITVSSDAICAAVKDIFEDTRAIAEPSGALSLAGLKKYADEHQLRDQQLAAILSGANLNFHGLRYVSERCELGEKREGLLAVTVPERPGAFLDFCHLLGGRAVTEFNYRYNDDTLANVFVGVRLMQGQEELDSIIADLRKGGYPVVDLSDDEMAKVHVRYMIGGRPSKPLQERLYSFEFPEYPGALLKFLTTLGTQWNISLFNYRNHGADYGRVLCGFELAEHDLLSFTSHLRELGYHWKDETDNPAYKFFLAQ; from the coding sequence ATGAACGAAGCCAAACAAACCGCAGACGCCCCCTGCCTGAGTGGGGCAGATTATCTGCGCGATATCCTGCGCGCCCCGGTTTATGAAGTCGCCCAAGTAACGCCGCTCCAGGCCATGCAGCGCCTGGGCGCACGCATTGGCAACCAGGTGCAGCTCAAACGGGAAGATCGCCAGCCGGTGCATTCGTTCAAGCTGCGCGGGGCCTACACCATGATGGCCCAGCTGACCGAGGCCCAGTGCCAGGCCGGGGTGATTGCTGCCTCGGCCGGCAACCATGCCCAGGGGCTGGCCTTGTCCGGCCGCCAGCTCGGCGTCAGCACCGTGATTGTGATGCCGCGGACCACGCCGGATATCAAAGTCGATGCAGTCCGCAGTTTCGGTGGCAACGTCGTGCTGCACGGCAGCAACTTCGATGAAGCCAAGGCCCATGCCGAAGCGCTGGCGACCAAACACGGCTATACCTTTATCCCGCCGTTTGACCACCCGGCCGTGATTGCCGGGCAGGGCACCATCGGGATCGAGCTGCTACAGCAAAACGGCCATCTCGATTATGTCTTTGTCCCGGTCGGCGGCGGCGGCTTAGCCGCCGGGGTCTCGGTGCTGCTCAAACAGCTGATGCCGGAGATCAAGGTGATCGGGGTCGAGGCCGAAGACTCGGCCTGCCTGCGCGCAGCACTGGATGCCGGCGAGCCGGTCACCCTGGATCAGGTCGGCATGTTCGCCGACGGGGTGGCAGTGAAGCGGATCGGCACCGAGACCTTCCGACTTTGCCAGCAATACCTGGATGACGTGATCACCGTCTCCAGCGATGCCATCTGCGCTGCGGTGAAAGATATCTTTGAAGATACCCGGGCGATTGCCGAACCTTCCGGGGCGCTGTCCCTGGCCGGCCTGAAAAAATATGCCGACGAGCACCAGCTGCGCGATCAGCAACTGGCAGCGATCCTTTCCGGCGCCAACCTCAACTTTCACGGCCTGCGCTATGTCTCCGAGCGTTGTGAGCTGGGAGAGAAACGGGAAGGCCTGCTGGCCGTCACGGTCCCGGAGCGCCCCGGCGCCTTCCTAGATTTCTGCCATCTCTTGGGCGGGCGGGCCGTGACCGAGTTTAACTACCGCTACAATGATGACACCCTGGCCAATGTATTTGTCGGCGTACGGTTGATGCAGGGGCAGGAAGAGCTGGACAGCATCATTGCCGACTTGCGTAAAGGCGGATACCCGGTGGTCGATCTATCCGACGATGAAATGGCCAAAGTGCATGTGCGCTATATGATCGGCGGGCGGCCGTCCAAGCCGCTTCAGGAGCGACTCTACAGTTTCGAGTTTCCGGAATACCCGGGAGCGCTGCTCAAGTTCCTCACCACCCTGGGTACCCAGTGGAACATCAGCCTGTTCAACTACCGCAACCATGGTGCCGATTACGGTCGGGTACTCTGTGGCTTTGAGTTGGCCGAGCACGATCTGTTGTCATTCACCAGCCACCTGCGTGAACTGGGTTACCATTGGAAAGATGAAACGGACAACCCGGCCTATAAGTTCTTCCTGGCACAGTAA
- the atpD gene encoding F0F1 ATP synthase subunit beta, translating to MATGKIVQIIGAVVDVEFPQDSVPQVYDALHVDAKENGTLVLEVQQQLGGGVVRGIAMGSSDGLRRGLSVANTGRPIEVPVGNATLGRIMNVLGQPIDECGEIGEEERYAIHRKAPSYEDQSNATELLETGVKVIDLICPFAKGGKIGLFGGAGVGKTVNMMELINNIALKHSGLSVFAGVGERTREGNDFYYEMQEAGVVNVENPEESKVAMVYGQMNEPPGNRLRVALTGLTMAEKFRDEGRDVLLFIDNIYRYTLAGTEVSALLGRMPSAVGYQPTLAEEMGVLQERITSTKTGSITSVQAVYVPADDLTDPSPATTFAHLDATVVLSRQIASLGLYPAIDPLDSTSRMLDPLVVGQEHYDIARGVQSTLQRYKELKDIIAILGMDELSEEDKQIVSRARKIERFLTQPYHVAEVFTGDPGIYVALKDTLRSFKGLLAGEYDDIPEQAFMYCGAIEDVLENAKKL from the coding sequence ATGGCTACAGGTAAGATCGTACAGATCATCGGTGCGGTAGTCGACGTAGAGTTCCCACAGGACTCTGTACCGCAGGTATACGACGCCCTGCACGTTGATGCAAAAGAAAACGGTACGCTGGTACTGGAAGTTCAGCAGCAGCTAGGTGGTGGTGTAGTACGTGGTATCGCAATGGGTAGTTCTGACGGCCTGCGCCGTGGTCTGTCTGTTGCAAACACAGGCCGCCCAATTGAAGTACCAGTTGGTAATGCCACTCTGGGACGTATCATGAACGTTCTGGGTCAACCAATTGATGAGTGTGGCGAAATCGGTGAAGAAGAGCGTTACGCGATTCACCGTAAAGCGCCAAGCTACGAAGATCAGTCCAACGCGACTGAACTGCTGGAAACAGGTGTGAAGGTTATCGACCTGATTTGTCCATTCGCTAAGGGTGGTAAAATCGGCCTGTTCGGTGGTGCGGGTGTAGGTAAGACCGTTAACATGATGGAACTTATCAACAACATCGCCCTGAAACACTCCGGTCTGTCTGTATTTGCCGGTGTTGGTGAGCGTACCCGTGAAGGTAACGACTTCTACTACGAGATGCAGGAAGCCGGCGTTGTTAACGTTGAGAATCCTGAAGAATCGAAAGTAGCCATGGTTTACGGCCAGATGAACGAGCCACCAGGGAACCGTCTGCGTGTTGCCCTGACGGGTCTGACAATGGCTGAGAAGTTCCGTGACGAAGGCCGTGACGTTCTGCTGTTCATCGATAACATCTACCGTTATACCCTGGCCGGTACTGAAGTATCAGCACTGCTGGGCCGTATGCCATCTGCGGTAGGTTACCAGCCAACGCTGGCTGAAGAGATGGGTGTGCTGCAGGAGCGTATCACGTCAACCAAGACCGGTTCGATCACGTCTGTTCAGGCGGTATACGTCCCTGCGGATGACTTGACTGACCCGTCTCCGGCGACCACATTCGCCCACTTAGATGCAACGGTTGTATTGTCTCGTCAAATCGCGTCTCTGGGTCTGTACCCGGCGATCGACCCACTGGATTCAACATCTCGTATGCTGGACCCACTGGTTGTTGGCCAAGAGCATTACGACATCGCGCGTGGCGTTCAGAGCACCCTGCAGCGTTATAAAGAGCTGAAAGACATCATTGCGATTCTGGGTATGGATGAGCTGTCTGAAGAAGACAAGCAAATCGTATCCCGTGCACGTAAGATTGAGCGTTTCCTGACTCAGCCTTACCACGTAGCCGAAGTCTTCACGGGCGACCCGGGTATCTATGTAGCGCTGAAAGATACGCTGCGTAGCTTCAAGGGTCTTCTGGCGGGCGAATACGACGACATCCCAGAGCAGGCATTCATGTACTGCGGCGCGATCGAAGACGTATTGGAAAACGCGAAGAAGCTTTAA
- the glmU gene encoding bifunctional UDP-N-acetylglucosamine diphosphorylase/glucosamine-1-phosphate N-acetyltransferase GlmU: MSFSAVILAAGKGTRMYSNLPKVLHTLAGKPMVKHVIDTCGGVGAKNIHLVYGHGGDQMKAALVDESVNWVLQAEQLGTGHAVNQACPDLADDEKVLILYGDVPLISSETLENLLDAQPDGGIALLTVVLDDPTGYGRIVRRNGPVVAIVEQKDATEEQKLIKEINTGVMVANGRDLKRWLAALKNDNAQGEYYLTDIIEIAHDEGRAVEAVHPAKAIEVEGVNNRVQLAKLERAYQAMQAERLLEQGVMLRDPARFDLRGELQCGTDVEIDVNVIIEGSVSLGNNVVIGAGSVLKDCEIDDNTLVRPYSIIEGATVGEDCTVGPFTRLRPGAELVGDSHVGNFVEMKKARLGKGSKANHLTYLGDAEIGDRVNIGAGTITCNYDGANKFKTEIADDVFIGSDTQLIAPVRIARGATVGAGATINRDIGEGELVITRAPARTIKGWKRPVKQK, encoded by the coding sequence ATGAGCTTCAGTGCTGTGATCCTGGCGGCGGGCAAAGGAACCCGCATGTACTCGAATTTACCCAAGGTCTTGCATACGCTGGCCGGCAAGCCGATGGTCAAGCACGTCATTGATACTTGTGGCGGTGTCGGGGCGAAGAACATTCACCTGGTCTACGGCCACGGCGGCGATCAGATGAAAGCGGCGCTGGTGGACGAGTCGGTGAACTGGGTGCTGCAGGCGGAGCAGCTGGGGACCGGCCATGCGGTGAACCAGGCGTGTCCGGATCTGGCTGATGATGAAAAAGTTCTGATCCTCTACGGCGATGTGCCGCTGATCAGCAGCGAAACGCTGGAGAACCTGCTCGATGCCCAGCCGGATGGCGGGATCGCCCTGCTGACGGTGGTGCTGGACGACCCGACGGGGTACGGCCGGATTGTGCGCCGCAACGGCCCGGTGGTGGCGATTGTCGAGCAAAAAGATGCGACCGAAGAGCAGAAGCTGATCAAAGAAATCAATACCGGGGTGATGGTGGCCAATGGCCGCGATCTGAAACGCTGGCTGGCGGCGCTGAAAAATGACAATGCCCAGGGTGAGTACTACCTGACCGATATTATTGAAATTGCCCATGATGAAGGCCGGGCGGTGGAAGCGGTTCACCCGGCGAAGGCGATTGAAGTCGAAGGGGTGAACAACCGGGTCCAACTGGCCAAACTGGAGCGTGCTTATCAGGCCATGCAGGCAGAACGTCTGCTCGAGCAAGGCGTGATGTTGCGTGATCCGGCCCGTTTTGACCTGCGTGGTGAGCTGCAGTGTGGCACTGATGTCGAAATTGACGTCAACGTGATCATTGAAGGCAGTGTCTCGCTCGGCAACAACGTGGTGATCGGTGCCGGCTCGGTGCTGAAAGATTGCGAAATTGATGACAATACCCTGGTGCGTCCTTACAGCATCATTGAAGGTGCGACGGTCGGTGAAGACTGCACGGTGGGGCCATTTACCCGGCTGCGTCCGGGGGCGGAGCTGGTGGGCGACTCGCACGTCGGCAACTTCGTGGAAATGAAGAAAGCCCGCCTGGGCAAAGGCTCGAAGGCCAATCACCTCACCTACCTGGGGGATGCCGAGATTGGCGACCGGGTGAACATCGGTGCCGGCACTATTACCTGTAACTACGACGGCGCCAACAAGTTCAAAACTGAAATTGCCGATGATGTGTTTATCGGCTCGGATACCCAGCTGATTGCGCCGGTGAGGATTGCCAGAGGGGCGACGGTCGGCGCCGGTGCAACCATCAACCGCGATATCGGCGAGGGTGAGTTAGTCATTACTCGCGCGCCAGCCCGGACCATTAAAGGCTGGAAGCGTCCGGTGAAACAGAAATAA